The following proteins are encoded in a genomic region of Mesoplodon densirostris isolate mMesDen1 chromosome 12, mMesDen1 primary haplotype, whole genome shotgun sequence:
- the OSTM1 gene encoding osteopetrosis-associated transmembrane protein 1, with the protein MDPDRTVARRRSSLLLLRLLLVALLWSGLALGTFSLGSSPHRVLHDLLSEEQLLKVEDLSLALLQGGRMGPLSLPPDLPDLDPECRELLLDFANSSAELTGCLVRGARPVRLCQTCYPLFQQVASKMDNISRAVGNSSESHSCARSLLMADRMQIVVILSEFFNSTWQKANCANCLTNKSEELSNSTVYFLNLFNYTLTCFENNLQGSTHSLLQLRNYSEVCKNCRDAYKTLSSLYSEMQKMNELENKDESGTHLCIDVEDAMNITRKLWSRTFNCSVPCSDTVPVIAVSVFILFLPVVFYLSSFLHSEQKKRKLILPKRLKSSTSFANIQENSH; encoded by the exons ATGGACCCGGACCGGACAGTCGCGCGGCGGAGGTCATCGTTGCTGCTGCTGCGGCTGCTGCTGGTGGCGCTGCTGTGGTCGGGGCTGGCTCTGGGCACCTTCTCCTTGGGCAGCAGTCCCCACCGGGTCCTCCACGACCTCCTGTCGGAGGAGCAGTTGCTGAAGGTGGAGGACTTGTCCCTGGCTCTACTGCAGGGCGGAAGGATGGGGCCACTGTCACTACCCCCAGACTTGCCGGATCTGGATCCCGAGTGCCGGGAGCTGCTGTTGGACTTCGCCAACAGTAGCGCAGAGCTGACCGGGTGTCTGGTGCGCGGCGCCCGGCCGGTGCGCCTCTGTCAGACCTGCTATCCCCTCTTCCAACAGGTCGCCAGCAAGATGGACAACATCAGCCGAGCCGTGGGG AATTCCTCAGAGAGTCATAGTTGTGCCAGAAGTCTCTTAATGGCAGATAGAATGCAAATAGTTGTGATTCTGTCTGAGTTTTTCAATTCCACATGGCAGAAGGCAAATTGTGCAA ATTGTTTAACGAACAAAAGTGAAGAATTATCAAATAGCACAGTATACTTCCTGAATCTGTTTAATTACACCTTGACCTGCTTTGAGAATAACCTTCAG GGGAGCACACACAGTCTTCTTCAGTTAAGAAATTATTCGGAAGTATGCAAAAACTGTCGTGACGCATACAAAACTCTGAGTAGTCTGTACAGTGAAAtgcaaaaaatgaatgaacttgaaAATAAGGATGAATCTGGAACACACTTATGCATTGATGTGGAAGATGCA ATGAATATTACTCGAAAACTTTGGAGTCGAACTTTCAACTGTTCAGTCCCTTGCAGTGACACAGTGCCTGTAATTGCTGTTTCTGTGTTCATTCTCTTTCTACCTGTTGTCTTCTACCTTAGTAGTTTTCTTCACTCAGAGCAAAAGAAACGCAAACTCATTCTAC